From the genome of Spirosomataceae bacterium TFI 002, one region includes:
- a CDS encoding Na+/H+ antiporter NhaD, whose product MYILLLIAFIFGYIFIALEHPFKIDKAASAVLTGVICWAILVLGQDQIFQTSPREGFIEENIIHHLGEIAQILFFLLAAMTIVELIDTHRGFEVITSKIKTTNRVKLLWILSIVTFILSSVLDNLTTSIVLATLLKKLVKKKEDLWFFGGIVVIAANAGGAWSPIGDVTTIMLWIGGQVTASNIITSIIIPSIFCLLVPLVILSFTKSGNVSQPTKIDSNNHEVLTNKFESNLVLWLGIAGLLFVPIFKNFTHLPPFMGMLFSLGVLWVITEFMHKNKPDKHRQALTVSSIIRQVDTTSILFFLGILLAVAALQTAGHLSDFATILDNNFGDIYVINVVIGLLSSIVDNVPLVAGAMGMYSLTSFPPDHIFWELLAYCAGTGGSVLIIGSASGVAIMGILKIDFIWYLKKISWLALVGYFAGVIVHYLLN is encoded by the coding sequence ATGTATATTTTACTCCTCATTGCTTTTATCTTTGGCTACATTTTCATTGCACTTGAACACCCTTTTAAAATTGACAAAGCAGCCTCCGCGGTTCTTACGGGTGTTATTTGCTGGGCAATTCTCGTTTTAGGACAAGATCAAATATTTCAAACGAGTCCAAGGGAAGGTTTTATTGAAGAAAACATAATTCACCATTTGGGTGAAATTGCTCAAATCCTATTTTTCTTATTGGCAGCAATGACTATTGTGGAGCTAATAGATACCCACAGAGGATTTGAAGTAATAACCTCTAAAATAAAAACCACCAACAGAGTTAAACTACTCTGGATCTTAAGTATTGTAACCTTTATCCTTTCATCTGTTCTCGACAATTTAACCACCTCCATCGTACTCGCTACTTTATTAAAGAAACTGGTTAAGAAAAAAGAAGACCTTTGGTTTTTTGGAGGCATTGTAGTCATTGCGGCAAATGCTGGAGGAGCTTGGTCACCTATAGGAGATGTTACAACGATAATGCTTTGGATTGGTGGTCAAGTAACTGCTTCTAACATTATTACAAGTATTATTATTCCTAGTATTTTCTGCTTGCTTGTACCATTGGTAATACTTTCTTTTACTAAAAGTGGAAATGTTTCTCAGCCTACCAAAATTGATTCTAACAATCATGAAGTACTCACTAATAAATTTGAATCAAATCTAGTACTTTGGTTAGGTATTGCAGGTCTACTATTTGTGCCCATTTTCAAAAACTTCACACATCTACCTCCGTTTATGGGGATGCTTTTCAGCTTAGGGGTTCTTTGGGTAATCACAGAGTTTATGCACAAGAACAAGCCTGACAAGCACCGCCAAGCATTAACAGTGTCGAGCATCATTCGTCAAGTAGATACCACTAGTATCCTTTTCTTCTTAGGAATATTACTTGCTGTGGCGGCATTACAAACAGCAGGGCATTTGAGTGATTTTGCAACCATTCTAGATAATAACTTTGGAGATATCTATGTCATCAATGTGGTCATAGGTTTACTTTCTTCTATTGTAGACAACGTACCTTTGGTTGCAGGAGCAATGGGAATGTATAGCTTAACTTCATTTCCTCCTGACCATATTTTTTGGGAATTATTGGCCTATTGTGCAGGAACTGGTGGAAGTGTATTGATAATAGGCTCGGCCTCTGGAGTAGCAATCATGGGAATTCTTAAGATTGACTTTATTTGGTATCTCAAAAAAATAAGCTGGCTTGCTCTAGTTGGATATTTTGCAGGAGTCATCGTGCATTACTTACTTAACTAA
- a CDS encoding uncharacterized sulfatase, whose amino-acid sequence MKKYFFLAAIFVLFFSFQKKKDKRPNILFAISDDQSWLHTSMAGSSFVNTPAFDKVANEGIYFTNCYAGSPGCAPSRSALVTGRHQWQNEQAGQHASSWLKKYVPYIDELEANGYQTGRTGKGVGPFRYAKNDSESEWRNSDAGGIEHSNIQYTKDNDPRTASGIGKVNYFANFQYFMENVRGEKPFFFWYGGTEPHRVYEKDSWKRTNKQLKDVTVPDFLPDNEVVRGDLLDYAVEIEWFDTHLGKMLQYLEEIGELENTIVIVTADNGKPFPRAKANAYEYGIHVPLAIRYPKDFGQNRVVNDMVGFTDFAPTILELTQSKPQQMMPISGRSFVDILKQNKNATKNQFVFSGRERHSSSRFENWGYPQRAVRGGDYLLVWNMKPERWPSGSPQKLGENGDLFPKYGLNDKGEFIADGAFTDIDDCPTKSYLIEHHEDEPYFFNLSMAKRPEFEMYNVENDPSCLNNLSNDKSTSQQFTLLKTALIDELNKSNDPRVVGPDKEVFDSYLRYSHMRAFPKP is encoded by the coding sequence ATGAAGAAATACTTCTTTTTGGCTGCGATCTTTGTGCTTTTCTTCTCATTTCAAAAAAAGAAAGATAAGAGACCCAATATCTTATTTGCAATTAGTGACGACCAGTCTTGGTTACACACTAGTATGGCGGGAAGTAGCTTCGTCAATACACCAGCCTTTGACAAAGTGGCAAATGAGGGAATTTATTTTACAAACTGTTATGCTGGTTCGCCTGGTTGTGCTCCCAGTAGAAGTGCTTTGGTGACAGGAAGGCACCAATGGCAGAATGAACAAGCGGGACAGCATGCGTCTTCATGGCTAAAGAAATATGTGCCCTATATAGATGAGTTGGAAGCAAATGGTTATCAAACTGGACGAACTGGCAAAGGAGTAGGGCCTTTTAGGTATGCAAAAAATGATTCTGAGTCTGAGTGGAGAAATTCAGATGCAGGAGGAATTGAGCACAGTAATATTCAATATACCAAAGACAATGACCCAAGAACTGCGAGTGGAATAGGCAAGGTAAATTACTTTGCCAATTTTCAATATTTCATGGAAAATGTGAGAGGAGAAAAGCCTTTTTTCTTTTGGTATGGAGGAACCGAGCCACATAGAGTATATGAAAAAGACTCATGGAAGCGAACAAACAAGCAATTGAAAGACGTAACTGTTCCTGACTTTTTGCCTGATAATGAAGTGGTAAGAGGTGATTTACTAGATTACGCAGTGGAGATAGAGTGGTTTGATACACATTTGGGTAAAATGCTACAATATCTGGAAGAAATAGGAGAACTAGAAAACACCATCGTAATTGTTACTGCCGATAATGGAAAGCCTTTTCCTAGAGCAAAAGCTAATGCATATGAGTATGGTATTCATGTGCCTTTGGCGATTCGATATCCAAAAGATTTCGGGCAAAATAGAGTTGTAAATGACATGGTAGGTTTTACGGATTTTGCTCCCACAATTTTGGAGTTAACTCAAAGTAAACCTCAGCAAATGATGCCGATCTCTGGTAGAAGCTTTGTTGATATATTGAAACAGAATAAGAATGCAACAAAGAATCAATTTGTATTCTCAGGGAGAGAAAGGCATTCTTCATCTAGGTTTGAAAATTGGGGATATCCACAAAGAGCTGTGAGGGGAGGTGATTACTTATTAGTTTGGAACATGAAACCTGAAAGGTGGCCTTCAGGATCACCACAGAAACTCGGTGAGAATGGAGATTTGTTTCCAAAGTATGGTCTGAATGATAAGGGAGAATTTATTGCTGATGGAGCCTTCACAGATATTGATGATTGTCCCACAAAGTCCTATTTAATTGAACATCACGAAGACGAACCGTATTTCTTTAACTTGTCCATGGCGAAGCGACCTGAATTTGAAATGTACAATGTTGAAAATGATCCTTCTTGTTTGAACAATTTAAGCAATGATAAAAGTACTTCGCAACAGTTTACTTTGCTTAAAACCGCTCTTATTGATGAGTTGAACAAATCGAATGACCCTAGAGTTGTAGGGCCAGATAAGGAGGTTTTTGATAGCTATTTGAGGTATTCTCATATGAGAGCATTCCCAAAACCATAA
- a CDS encoding Arylsulfatase A → MKFFLGYFALVFCLSNCATQIEQSKPNIVYVLTDDQGYGDLGCHGNPWIQTPNLDNLQSESVTFTNFHVGTTCAPSRSGLMSGNNCNRVGAWHTIMGRSMLSDRFRTLPQYLQEAGYSTGIFGKWHLGDNYPYRPQDRGFDEVLVHGGGGVGQTPDYWNNDYFDDTYFLNGEPQKYEGYCTDIWFEESIKFIKKSKEMGEPFFAYIATNAPHGPYHVPQKYIDMYSGNENIPNPNFYGMITNVDENVGKLEKALEEMGLRENTIFIYMTDNGTSSGANFDKGGQVVKGFNADMRAKKGSEYDGGHRVPFFIRFPKSMEIAKQSFSQLTSYVDFMPTVLDLLGIESKADQKFDGLSLKPLLTKGSDSSLDNRILVADTQREEWPKKWKNASVMQANWRLVNNKELYDLAKDPSQKENLIEQFPEKGAELSQGYENWWESIQEDIKKENYLHVGAKQENPVILTAHDWHSKEAPPWNQNHIREDFIGNGHWLIKVEESGKYKIKLFRWAPSLMKAMNENVKVGDPVEGGTPYNEGIGATFSAAKLKIGDLELSSSSLPNPAYFEFEMALESGPNQLQTWLTDINGKERGAFYVQLEKL, encoded by the coding sequence ATGAAATTCTTTCTAGGCTATTTTGCTTTAGTTTTCTGTTTAAGTAATTGTGCAACTCAAATTGAGCAGTCAAAACCCAATATTGTATATGTCTTAACCGACGATCAAGGCTATGGTGACTTAGGTTGCCACGGAAATCCATGGATTCAAACTCCAAATTTGGATAATCTCCAAAGTGAAAGTGTAACCTTTACAAATTTTCATGTGGGTACCACTTGTGCCCCATCAAGGTCTGGGCTTATGTCTGGAAATAATTGTAATAGGGTAGGTGCGTGGCATACAATCATGGGACGCTCCATGTTAAGTGACAGATTCAGGACACTACCACAGTATTTACAAGAGGCCGGTTACAGTACGGGAATTTTCGGGAAATGGCACTTAGGAGATAACTATCCTTATAGACCTCAAGATAGAGGATTCGACGAAGTACTTGTTCATGGTGGCGGTGGGGTTGGACAAACTCCCGATTATTGGAACAATGACTATTTTGATGACACTTACTTTCTTAATGGAGAGCCTCAAAAATACGAAGGCTATTGCACCGATATTTGGTTTGAAGAGTCCATCAAATTTATAAAGAAATCGAAAGAAATGGGAGAACCATTTTTTGCCTATATCGCAACCAATGCTCCCCATGGTCCATACCATGTGCCTCAAAAATACATTGATATGTACAGCGGTAATGAAAACATTCCTAATCCAAATTTTTATGGAATGATTACCAATGTGGATGAGAATGTAGGAAAGCTAGAAAAGGCATTAGAAGAAATGGGGCTTAGGGAGAACACGATCTTTATTTACATGACTGATAATGGAACTTCATCAGGAGCAAACTTTGATAAAGGAGGACAGGTAGTAAAAGGGTTCAATGCGGATATGAGAGCAAAAAAAGGCTCGGAATACGATGGAGGGCATAGAGTTCCTTTCTTCATACGCTTTCCCAAAAGTATGGAAATTGCAAAGCAATCATTCAGTCAGTTAACTTCTTATGTTGATTTTATGCCTACTGTTTTAGACCTATTAGGAATTGAATCAAAAGCAGATCAAAAGTTCGATGGGCTTAGCTTAAAGCCGCTATTAACCAAAGGCAGTGATTCTAGCTTGGATAATAGAATCTTAGTAGCAGATACACAAAGAGAAGAATGGCCAAAAAAGTGGAAAAATGCTAGCGTAATGCAAGCAAACTGGCGATTGGTCAATAATAAGGAACTATATGATTTAGCTAAAGACCCTTCTCAAAAAGAAAACTTAATTGAGCAATTTCCTGAAAAGGGAGCTGAACTTTCTCAAGGATATGAAAATTGGTGGGAGAGTATTCAGGAAGATATTAAGAAGGAGAATTATTTGCATGTAGGGGCAAAGCAAGAAAACCCTGTAATACTAACAGCTCATGACTGGCATTCCAAAGAGGCACCACCTTGGAATCAAAATCACATAAGAGAAGATTTTATTGGAAATGGTCACTGGTTAATAAAGGTAGAAGAAAGTGGAAAGTACAAGATCAAACTCTTTCGCTGGGCACCTTCATTGATGAAAGCAATGAATGAAAATGTAAAAGTGGGAGATCCTGTAGAAGGAGGAACACCTTATAATGAAGGAATAGGAGCAACATTTAGTGCGGCAAAGCTAAAAATTGGAGACCTTGAACTAAGCTCAAGTTCACTCCCTAATCCTGCGTATTTTGAATTTGAAATGGCTTTAGAATCTGGGCCAAACCAGCTTCAAACTTGGCTTACTGATATAAATGGAAAAGAGAGAGGTGCATTTTATGTACAATTAGAAAAACTATAA
- a CDS encoding membrane dipeptidase — protein MKNQPFLIDAHLDLSMNAMEWNRDLRLPIDSIRAREKGMIDKPDRGNNTVSFPAMREGNIAICFATLIARYAKPGHPGGGWNSPEQAWGMTQAQLAWYKEMERQGEVKQIKSKGDLQNQLNNWHTDPTYQSIGYVLTLEGADSIVSPEHLNQYHDNGLRAIGPAHYGPGTYAWGTNSDAPLSEKGKWLLKEMDHLGMALDATHLCDTAFWEALEIFEGTVWASHNNTRALVDHNRQFSDEMIKALIDRDAVIGMALDAWMLVPNWIRGKSTPQNMNVSLENAIDHLVHICELAGNCDHVGIGTDLDGGFGTEQGPLDVNTISDLQKIPSMLRNRGFSDLDIEKVLNKNWLRKLEQVLGN, from the coding sequence ATGAAAAATCAACCATTTCTTATAGACGCACATTTAGACCTTAGTATGAATGCCATGGAGTGGAATCGTGATTTGCGATTGCCCATTGACAGCATAAGGGCTCGTGAAAAAGGGATGATAGATAAACCTGACAGAGGGAACAATACGGTTTCGTTTCCAGCAATGCGTGAGGGTAATATTGCCATTTGTTTTGCAACATTAATTGCTAGATATGCAAAACCGGGTCATCCAGGTGGCGGGTGGAATTCTCCCGAACAAGCTTGGGGAATGACACAAGCACAACTTGCATGGTATAAAGAAATGGAACGCCAAGGCGAAGTAAAGCAGATCAAGAGCAAAGGAGATTTGCAAAACCAACTCAATAATTGGCATACGGATCCTACGTACCAATCAATAGGATATGTATTAACATTAGAAGGAGCAGATTCAATTGTATCACCTGAACACTTGAATCAATACCATGATAATGGTTTAAGGGCAATCGGCCCTGCTCATTATGGTCCTGGAACATATGCTTGGGGAACTAATAGTGATGCTCCATTGAGTGAAAAAGGGAAATGGTTATTGAAAGAAATGGATCATTTAGGAATGGCATTAGATGCCACTCACTTATGCGATACTGCTTTTTGGGAAGCTTTAGAAATATTTGAAGGTACGGTATGGGCAAGTCATAACAACACGCGAGCTTTGGTTGATCACAACAGACAGTTTTCCGACGAAATGATCAAAGCATTGATCGATAGAGATGCTGTTATTGGCATGGCACTAGATGCATGGATGCTTGTACCGAATTGGATTAGGGGAAAATCAACTCCTCAAAATATGAATGTAAGTTTAGAAAACGCAATAGACCACCTAGTACATATATGTGAATTGGCAGGAAATTGTGACCACGTAGGTATAGGTACTGATCTAGACGGTGGTTTTGGAACTGAACAAGGCCCTTTAGATGTAAATACCATTTCTGACTTACAGAAAATCCCTTCAATGCTTCGCAATAGAGGCTTTTCGGATTTAGATATCGAAAAGGTTTTGAATAAAAATTGGCTTAGGAAGTTGGAGCAGGTTCTAGGAAACTGA
- a CDS encoding Rhodanese-related sulfurtransferase, translating to MTTEQLTKGTIVDVRTRGEFAGGNVANSLNFPLQELHTTSDKLKALPQPLILCCASGNRSGQAEQYLKSLGIDCVNGGSWMDVNYLQAQLTA from the coding sequence ATGACAACAGAACAATTAACAAAAGGAACAATAGTAGATGTACGCACAAGAGGTGAATTTGCAGGCGGAAATGTAGCCAACTCTTTAAATTTCCCTTTACAAGAACTTCATACAACATCAGACAAATTAAAGGCACTTCCACAACCGCTTATACTATGTTGTGCATCTGGTAATAGAAGTGGGCAAGCCGAGCAATATCTTAAAAGTTTAGGAATAGACTGTGTAAATGGTGGATCTTGGATGGATGTTAACTATCTTCAAGCTCAATTAACAGCATGA
- a CDS encoding cold-shock DNA-binding protein family has translation MNKGTVKFFNETKGFGFISEEGNDKDHFVHISGLIDDIREGDEVEFELKEGKKGLNAVNVKVI, from the coding sequence ATGAACAAAGGAACAGTAAAATTCTTCAACGAAACTAAAGGTTTCGGATTTATCAGCGAAGAAGGTAACGACAAAGATCACTTCGTACACATCTCAGGTCTAATCGACGATATCAGAGAAGGAGACGAAGTAGAATTCGAACTTAAAGAAGGTAAAAAAGGACTTAATGCGGTTAACGTAAAAGTTATCTAA
- a CDS encoding Ketosteroid isomerase-related protein yields MQNTVQRFYSAFQQLDAEAMVKLYHDDVVFEDPAFGVLKGEHAKNMWRMLLASQKGRKFVVQFSDVNESDTSGTAKWEALYKFSQTNRWVHNHIDAYFEIENGLIIKHIDSFNLFTWSCQAMGLQGYLVGWTPFFKRKLQEQTNGLLEKFESNESR; encoded by the coding sequence ATGCAAAACACAGTACAACGATTTTATTCTGCTTTTCAACAATTAGATGCAGAAGCAATGGTGAAGCTATATCATGATGATGTAGTTTTTGAAGACCCCGCTTTTGGCGTACTGAAAGGAGAACATGCAAAAAATATGTGGCGTATGCTCCTAGCATCTCAAAAAGGGAGGAAGTTCGTTGTTCAATTCTCTGATGTTAATGAAAGTGACACTTCTGGTACTGCAAAATGGGAGGCACTGTATAAATTTAGCCAAACAAATAGATGGGTTCACAACCACATTGATGCATATTTCGAAATTGAGAATGGATTAATCATTAAACATATTGATAGCTTCAACTTATTCACTTGGTCTTGCCAAGCAATGGGATTACAAGGCTACTTGGTAGGCTGGACACCTTTTTTCAAAAGAAAACTACAGGAGCAAACAAATGGCCTTTTGGAGAAATTTGAATCAAATGAAAGTCGCTAA
- a CDS encoding Uncharacterized membrane protein YhhN — protein sequence MKVAKIVFWAIAAAYIGVISFTESDLKYFLKPSIILSLLVYYWLCARKRVNKTMLIALLFSISGDFWLMFSGANYFLIGLGSFLITHICYIFVFAKMGALKALKPLSILPFGILLFLMLWYLWPGLGDFQIPVVVYASTIISMGFMAFSLKGKVTINAWNYIFGGSLLFIISDSLIALGKFKSDELSIPNIHLAIMVTYILAQFLIVEGFICYSRTSIKNQKTII from the coding sequence ATGAAAGTCGCTAAAATAGTATTTTGGGCGATTGCTGCCGCCTACATTGGAGTTATAAGCTTCACAGAAAGTGATTTAAAGTACTTTCTAAAGCCTAGTATAATTCTTAGCCTACTCGTATACTACTGGCTTTGTGCCCGAAAAAGGGTGAATAAAACAATGCTCATTGCCCTGCTATTTTCTATTAGTGGTGATTTTTGGCTTATGTTCTCAGGAGCAAATTATTTCCTGATTGGCTTGGGGAGCTTTTTGATAACTCACATTTGCTATATATTTGTTTTTGCAAAAATGGGTGCTTTGAAAGCACTAAAACCACTTTCCATTTTACCATTTGGTATTTTACTATTTTTAATGCTTTGGTATTTATGGCCGGGTCTAGGAGATTTCCAAATCCCTGTGGTGGTATATGCAAGTACAATTATAAGCATGGGTTTCATGGCTTTCTCTTTAAAAGGAAAGGTTACAATTAATGCTTGGAATTATATTTTCGGTGGTAGTCTTCTTTTTATTATATCTGATAGCCTCATTGCTTTGGGTAAATTCAAAAGTGACGAATTGAGCATCCCCAATATTCACCTCGCCATCATGGTTACCTACATTCTAGCTCAATTCCTAATTGTGGAAGGTTTCATATGTTACTCAAGAACCTCAATTAAGAATCAGAAAACCATAATTTAA
- a CDS encoding Dihydrofolate reductase, translated as MSQLIYYVATSVDGFIAGPNDDISKFTPNGNGVDRYLSDLQKLETVIMGRRTYEFGYQYGIVPGQPAYPHMKHHIFSETLKIDKLAQNVFIENSSVDQIIDSSKTDVYLCGGGQFAGWLLDNNLIDVLKLKLNPIILGDGIPLFGNSKSSISGHLIDKQSFENGLEILTYNLK; from the coding sequence ATGTCACAGCTAATATACTATGTAGCTACATCCGTAGATGGGTTTATTGCGGGCCCTAATGATGATATAAGTAAGTTCACACCTAATGGAAATGGTGTTGACAGGTATTTATCCGACTTACAAAAGCTTGAAACTGTGATCATGGGAAGGCGGACATATGAGTTTGGGTATCAGTACGGGATTGTCCCTGGCCAACCTGCTTATCCCCACATGAAGCATCATATCTTTTCAGAAACACTTAAAATTGATAAACTTGCCCAAAATGTCTTCATAGAAAATTCGTCAGTTGATCAAATCATCGATAGCTCTAAAACGGACGTTTACCTATGCGGAGGCGGTCAATTTGCTGGTTGGCTATTGGATAATAATTTGATCGACGTTTTGAAGTTGAAACTCAATCCAATAATTCTTGGTGACGGAATCCCACTTTTCGGAAATTCTAAATCGTCTATAAGTGGCCATCTAATTGATAAGCAATCATTCGAAAATGGGCTTGAAATTTTAACATACAACTTAAAATAA
- a CDS encoding Alpha/beta hydrolase family protein yields the protein MTKKLKPTLAAFCLLFSPLIFSQSTFFYGDPLPDAPVLSARGPYSVGVQTLTLVNKDQVDIINTKDGNTVTYDRDLKVEVWYPASLKSGEEELVTYDEVMGTANDPKRPLIPFTFEGRAARGASLIKKESKFPLIVVSHGYVGSRLLLTYLTENLASKGYIVVAIDHKESTFRDAGAFTSTLLNRAQDVHFVVNEMCNVEPFKAQMDTENIGVIGYSMGGYGALNVGGAGYSEGLGKFFGQMTGGSKAIDVLKNGNEAHTNAFNPNIKAIVAFAPWGMSRGIWDKEGLLGLKVPTFFIAGSEDDISGYENGIKAIFTGATNVERYLLTYANARHNIAPNPPPSESLAPGLPFDEYYRYAEPSWNERRINNINQHFVTAFLDTKLKGTDHTKYLDLKPDSNIKTWEGFKARSSTGLELLHEKPE from the coding sequence ATGACAAAAAAACTCAAACCTACCTTGGCAGCTTTTTGCCTACTTTTTTCACCCTTAATATTTAGTCAATCGACTTTTTTTTACGGTGACCCATTGCCAGATGCACCAGTACTTTCTGCCAGAGGACCCTATTCAGTAGGAGTTCAAACCCTTACTTTGGTTAATAAAGATCAAGTTGATATTATAAACACCAAAGATGGCAACACTGTAACTTACGATCGCGACTTGAAAGTTGAGGTTTGGTACCCAGCTAGCTTAAAGTCTGGAGAAGAAGAATTGGTGACTTATGACGAAGTAATGGGAACAGCAAATGATCCCAAAAGACCTCTTATCCCTTTTACTTTTGAAGGGAGAGCCGCTAGAGGTGCAAGCTTAATAAAAAAAGAAAGTAAATTCCCTTTAATTGTTGTTTCGCATGGATATGTTGGATCTAGACTTTTGCTTACCTATTTAACAGAGAATTTAGCTTCCAAAGGATACATAGTTGTTGCAATTGATCACAAAGAATCTACATTTAGAGATGCAGGAGCATTTACAAGTACGCTACTAAACAGAGCTCAAGACGTACATTTTGTGGTGAACGAAATGTGTAATGTAGAGCCTTTTAAAGCACAAATGGATACTGAGAACATTGGAGTCATTGGTTACTCGATGGGTGGCTATGGTGCACTTAATGTCGGTGGAGCCGGTTACTCCGAAGGCCTAGGGAAATTCTTTGGACAAATGACAGGCGGAAGCAAAGCAATTGATGTCCTTAAGAATGGGAATGAGGCACACACAAATGCTTTTAACCCAAATATAAAAGCAATCGTGGCATTTGCTCCATGGGGAATGTCAAGGGGAATTTGGGATAAAGAAGGACTTCTTGGACTCAAGGTTCCTACATTTTTTATCGCTGGATCTGAAGATGATATATCAGGATATGAAAATGGTATAAAAGCAATTTTTACTGGAGCTACCAATGTAGAAAGGTACTTACTCACATATGCCAATGCTAGACATAATATTGCTCCAAACCCACCACCAAGCGAGTCTTTGGCACCTGGCCTTCCATTCGATGAGTATTACAGATACGCAGAGCCATCATGGAACGAACGACGTATCAATAACATAAATCAGCATTTTGTGACTGCTTTTTTAGATACTAAACTTAAAGGAACTGATCATACCAAATACTTAGACTTAAAACCTGACTCAAATATTAAAACATGGGAAGGCTTCAAAGCTAGATCGAGCACTGGGCTAGAATTACTCCATGAAAAACCAGAATAA
- a CDS encoding ATP-dependent RNA helicase RhlE has protein sequence MSFEALGLSAALLKAVEDKGYTTPSAIQEKAIPKILERKDVLASAQTGTGKTAGFMLPLLQILNESPRGKRRPVRALILTPTRELAAQIYDETLEYSTYIDIRSTVIFGGVNQNPQAARLRQGVDVLVATPGRLLDLVNQKLLTLSQVDILVLDEADRMLDMGFLRDIKKVLALVPNRKQNLLFSATFSKEIKALAGTFLNDPVLVEATPENSTAEKVDQIMYEVDQGQKTALCIKLISEGDWSQVSIFTRTKHGANRLSQKLDQKGISSAAIHGNKTQNARTKALAGFKSGEIRVLVATDIAARGLDIPLLPHVINFELPNIPEDYVHRIGRTGRAGASGEAISFVSIDELDYVRGIEKLLGFKLEKEILPGFEPTDEPSAPKTNSRQNNNRPKQGGNRAQNSNSNNKDRRRFGR, from the coding sequence ATGTCATTTGAAGCATTGGGTTTATCGGCAGCCCTATTAAAAGCCGTTGAAGACAAAGGTTATACCACACCATCTGCAATTCAAGAAAAAGCAATTCCAAAGATTTTAGAGAGAAAAGATGTTTTAGCTTCGGCTCAAACAGGTACAGGAAAGACAGCAGGTTTTATGTTGCCTTTACTCCAAATTTTGAACGAAAGTCCAAGGGGAAAACGCAGACCTGTAAGGGCATTGATTCTAACTCCTACTAGAGAACTAGCAGCTCAAATCTACGATGAAACATTGGAGTATAGTACCTATATTGATATTCGCTCAACTGTAATTTTTGGTGGAGTAAATCAAAATCCACAAGCGGCTAGACTGCGACAAGGAGTGGATGTTTTGGTTGCAACGCCAGGTAGGTTACTTGACCTCGTGAACCAAAAACTACTTACGCTTTCGCAAGTAGACATCTTGGTGCTTGATGAAGCAGACAGAATGTTGGACATGGGTTTCTTGAGAGACATCAAAAAAGTGCTTGCACTTGTTCCTAATCGTAAGCAAAACTTACTTTTTTCGGCGACTTTCTCCAAAGAAATAAAGGCTTTGGCAGGTACATTTTTAAATGATCCAGTATTGGTGGAAGCAACTCCAGAAAACTCGACTGCAGAAAAGGTAGACCAAATAATGTATGAAGTGGATCAGGGTCAAAAAACGGCCTTGTGTATCAAACTAATTTCAGAAGGAGACTGGAGTCAAGTTTCAATATTCACAAGAACAAAGCATGGAGCTAATCGCTTATCTCAGAAATTAGATCAAAAAGGAATTTCTTCGGCAGCTATTCACGGTAATAAAACTCAAAACGCGAGAACCAAAGCTTTGGCAGGGTTTAAAAGCGGTGAAATTAGAGTTTTGGTAGCCACAGATATTGCAGCAAGAGGTTTGGATATTCCATTACTTCCTCACGTAATCAATTTCGAATTGCCAAATATTCCAGAAGACTACGTTCACCGAATTGGCCGTACTGGTAGAGCTGGAGCAAGTGGAGAAGCAATCTCTTTTGTTTCAATAGATGAGTTGGACTACGTACGTGGAATTGAGAAATTGTTAGGTTTTAAATTGGAAAAGGAAATTTTGCCAGGATTTGAACCTACAGATGAGCCCTCGGCACCCAAGACTAATTCACGACAAAATAATAACCGTCCAAAACAAGGTGGGAATAGAGCTCAAAACTCTAATTCTAACAACAAGGATAGAAGAAGGTTCGGAAGATAA